The following coding sequences lie in one Mucilaginibacter sp. KACC 22773 genomic window:
- a CDS encoding sensor histidine kinase: MKTRVQNAKTAMNKAVPKLLKNGFRILPGKFNWLFYAGCATSVMLVLFLGIASYITLNNEQRTQKLVGHSYMVIRKVDSIELLINIIAFLRKGTIPDVGGALSQQYNRDTSQLFRQLITLTQLAKNNQVKRQTVKLTSQLKAGLKLQAIAPLIKANMMSGSPLDAINPKVKQSIDGIRETENALLRKREQGYAASLTLQKIIGVVGTTLVLTIVAFLIYMIVKELRNRYDAYQREHELSMLKSSFVTLASHEFRTPLSAILLSSSLIEKYAEKESNPGIIKHALKIKGIVNNLKTILEDFLSLEKLDNGKVIPHFKAFDLPDLCQEIIDQLKEGNPERELNYEHMGEGHEALLDENLIRNAIINLLTNALKYAGHDARISLISEVTNERIRISIKDNGVGVPQKYQDKLFTLFFRVDESGCIPGTGLGLNIVMRYVQLMKGAISFTSEPYHETCFEMSFPVNEQ; the protein is encoded by the coding sequence ATGAAAACACGAGTACAAAACGCTAAAACAGCAATGAATAAAGCGGTTCCGAAACTCCTAAAAAATGGGTTCAGGATTTTACCGGGCAAATTCAATTGGCTGTTTTACGCCGGCTGTGCAACGTCGGTCATGCTCGTCCTTTTTCTGGGTATTGCCTCCTATATCACCCTAAATAACGAACAGCGCACACAAAAATTGGTTGGACATTCATATATGGTAATCAGAAAGGTCGACTCTATCGAGCTATTGATCAATATAATTGCTTTCCTTCGGAAGGGTACAATACCTGATGTCGGTGGAGCGTTAAGTCAACAATATAACCGGGATACCAGTCAATTATTCAGGCAGTTAATAACACTGACACAGCTCGCGAAAAACAACCAGGTAAAGCGGCAAACTGTCAAACTCACAAGCCAGCTCAAGGCCGGCTTAAAACTTCAGGCAATAGCGCCGCTCATAAAGGCGAATATGATGTCCGGCAGCCCGCTGGACGCGATAAATCCTAAGGTTAAGCAAAGTATTGATGGCATCAGAGAAACGGAAAATGCTTTGCTGCGAAAGCGGGAGCAAGGTTACGCCGCCTCACTGACACTGCAAAAAATAATCGGCGTAGTTGGTACTACGCTGGTACTTACTATCGTCGCTTTTCTCATTTACATGATTGTAAAGGAATTGCGTAACCGCTACGATGCTTATCAGCGGGAACATGAGCTCAGTATGCTAAAGAGCAGTTTTGTTACCCTGGCATCCCACGAATTCCGCACGCCTTTAAGTGCCATATTGCTTTCATCCTCGTTGATCGAGAAGTACGCGGAAAAAGAAAGCAATCCCGGCATTATCAAGCATGCCCTGAAAATAAAAGGAATAGTTAACAATCTAAAGACCATCCTGGAAGACTTTTTATCGCTTGAAAAATTAGACAACGGTAAGGTTATTCCGCATTTTAAAGCTTTTGATCTGCCTGATCTATGCCAGGAAATCATAGATCAGTTGAAAGAAGGTAATCCCGAACGCGAACTGAACTATGAGCATATGGGTGAAGGCCACGAAGCCCTGCTCGACGAGAACCTGATACGGAACGCAATCATAAACTTATTGACCAATGCTTTAAAGTATGCCGGGCACGACGCCAGGATCAGTCTGATCTCAGAAGTGACTAACGAAAGAATCAGAATAAGTATAAAGGACAATGGGGTAGGTGTGCCGCAAAAATATCAGGATAAACTGTTCACTCTTTTTTTCCGGGTAGATGAGTCGGGGTGTATACCCGGAACGGGGCTGGGTTTAAACATCGTTATGCGCTATGTACAGCTGATGAAGGGGGCCATCAGTTTTACCAGCGAACCTTATCATGAAACTTGTTTTGAAATGTCGTTCCCTGTTAATGAACAGTAA
- a CDS encoding glycoside hydrolase family 76 protein — translation MKKLTCFLALSIFTCFVSCSKEKDSTPAKTAVVRPVDQDFTAGDADLAYNAFNGAFYDPANKLYYSTTKKDGVAAIWTQAIYWDMAMNVYQRTKASSQLTMIGDIYQGNYNHYDGYNWSNQAVWFIYDDMMWWVMALARANQITGNATYLQKAKEGFDHVWAGSYDPVDGGMFWDFQHSGKNSCINFPTVIAAMRLYTITGDASYLDKAKSIYAWSKTNLVDASGKVNDNKIGNNPAGGQDYTYNSGTAIGAALALYKQSNDATYLSDAKLYTDYVKNNLCTNGILPAEGDFNEQGVLKAIFAQYVMQLITEAGQSQYLSWIQNNVNTGWKNRDATRNLTYRNYAVACPTGDIQSYEASSIVTFMQLCPPTTK, via the coding sequence ATGAAAAAGTTAACCTGTTTTTTAGCATTAAGTATCTTCACCTGCTTCGTTAGCTGCAGCAAGGAAAAAGATTCCACACCCGCCAAAACAGCCGTAGTAAGACCAGTTGACCAGGACTTTACGGCAGGCGATGCCGACCTGGCTTATAACGCCTTTAACGGCGCGTTTTATGATCCGGCTAACAAGCTGTATTACAGCACCACCAAAAAGGATGGCGTAGCCGCTATATGGACACAGGCCATTTATTGGGATATGGCCATGAATGTTTACCAGCGTACCAAAGCATCAAGCCAGCTAACCATGATTGGCGATATTTACCAGGGCAACTATAACCATTATGATGGTTACAACTGGAGCAACCAGGCGGTATGGTTTATTTACGACGATATGATGTGGTGGGTAATGGCTCTGGCACGTGCCAACCAGATTACCGGCAACGCCACCTACCTGCAAAAAGCCAAAGAAGGGTTTGATCATGTTTGGGCGGGTTCATACGACCCTGTGGATGGCGGCATGTTTTGGGATTTTCAGCATAGCGGCAAAAACTCCTGTATCAACTTCCCCACTGTAATTGCGGCCATGCGCCTGTATACCATTACCGGCGACGCGAGTTACCTTGACAAAGCAAAATCCATATACGCCTGGAGCAAAACCAACCTGGTTGATGCATCGGGTAAAGTAAACGATAACAAGATTGGTAACAACCCCGCCGGCGGCCAGGATTATACCTATAACTCCGGGACAGCCATAGGCGCTGCGCTGGCATTATACAAGCAAAGCAATGATGCCACCTACCTGAGCGACGCCAAACTGTATACCGACTATGTAAAAAACAACCTGTGTACCAACGGTATACTACCCGCCGAAGGCGACTTTAACGAGCAGGGCGTGCTCAAAGCCATATTTGCTCAGTACGTAATGCAGCTGATAACCGAGGCAGGCCAAAGCCAGTATTTAAGCTGGATCCAAAACAACGTAAATACCGGCTGGAAAAACCGCGACGCTACCCGCAACCTCACCTACCGTAATTACGCAGTAGCCTGCCCTACCGGCGACATACAATCATACGAAGCCAGCAGCATAGTAACCTTTATGCAACTTTGCCCGCCCACAACAAAATAA
- a CDS encoding RagB/SusD family nutrient uptake outer membrane protein, with protein MKKIFLFAAILVLTATTSCKKYLDQVPNDRLSLDETFNSRASAEKFLANVYSNIPDEFGQRFPGGSRNAGLWTGASDEADYDWGFVSSNDVNIGNWDANSGFVSSYWTNFYKGIRSATFFIANVDKVQDMAPALKTQYKAEAQALRGMFYYYLMRLYGPVVLLGDEVIPPDAAFTDVQLPRSSFDECTNYVSTELKAAADQLPAVPSNDSNYGRITKGIALAFRAQTLLMDASPLYNGNTDESAMKNADGKQLISQSYDAAKWKTASDAYKDFITQLVPTVYDLFRKNDANGNYDPYLSCRDIWLTDWNKEVILARANNSLSSRQYEMTPYHNGYASEVRGSGGLGATQNIVDAFFMANGKSITDAGSGYVSIGNSTTDTKYTKAGIYNQWVNREPRFYVDITYNGSTWLDTNTGLITTQLYNHGNSGKATGGNDYSPTGYIVRKMQGLGNWNVGGRTLMLLRLANIYMDYVEALNEAAPGDPDILKYLNLIRDRAGVPVYGSADLPIPADQSAMRTAIRKERRVELAFENVRFFDVRRWKIAEQTDNGPIYGLNINADLPDFLKVVAFETRVFSKRHYFFPIPQQDVDTDKKLVQNPGW; from the coding sequence ATGAAAAAGATATTTTTATTTGCAGCAATATTGGTATTAACGGCTACTACTTCATGTAAAAAGTATTTAGACCAGGTACCAAACGACAGGTTATCATTAGATGAGACCTTTAACAGCCGCGCCAGTGCCGAAAAATTCCTGGCCAATGTATATAGCAACATTCCCGACGAATTTGGACAGCGCTTTCCCGGCGGATCGCGCAACGCCGGTTTATGGACAGGCGCATCTGATGAAGCCGACTACGACTGGGGCTTTGTTTCATCAAACGATGTAAACATTGGTAACTGGGACGCAAACAGCGGCTTTGTATCATCATACTGGACAAACTTTTACAAGGGCATCCGTTCGGCTACGTTTTTTATAGCCAATGTTGATAAAGTACAGGATATGGCGCCAGCCCTTAAAACCCAATACAAAGCAGAAGCACAGGCCCTGCGCGGAATGTTTTACTACTACCTGATGCGCCTTTACGGGCCGGTAGTATTACTGGGAGACGAGGTGATACCGCCAGATGCGGCTTTTACCGATGTGCAATTGCCCCGCAGTTCATTTGATGAGTGTACAAACTATGTATCAACCGAGTTAAAGGCCGCCGCCGATCAGTTGCCCGCTGTGCCGTCAAATGACAGCAATTACGGCCGTATCACAAAAGGGATTGCACTGGCTTTCAGGGCGCAAACTTTGTTGATGGATGCAAGCCCGCTGTACAATGGCAACACCGATGAATCAGCTATGAAAAACGCCGATGGCAAGCAACTCATCAGCCAATCTTATGATGCAGCCAAGTGGAAAACAGCTTCAGATGCTTACAAAGATTTCATTACTCAATTGGTGCCTACCGTGTATGACCTGTTCCGCAAAAACGATGCAAATGGCAATTATGACCCTTACCTGTCATGCCGCGACATCTGGTTAACCGACTGGAACAAAGAGGTTATCCTGGCCAGGGCCAATAACTCGTTAAGCTCCCGCCAGTACGAAATGACACCTTATCACAACGGCTACGCATCAGAAGTTCGCGGTTCAGGTGGTTTGGGCGCTACCCAAAATATTGTTGATGCATTTTTTATGGCCAATGGCAAAAGCATCACCGATGCCGGCTCGGGCTATGTAAGTATCGGCAATTCAACCACCGATACCAAATACACCAAAGCGGGTATTTACAATCAATGGGTAAACCGCGAGCCACGTTTTTATGTGGATATTACCTATAACGGCAGCACCTGGCTGGATACCAACACAGGGCTTATAACCACCCAGTTATACAATCATGGCAACTCGGGCAAAGCAACCGGCGGTAACGATTACTCGCCAACCGGCTATATCGTGCGTAAAATGCAGGGCTTGGGCAACTGGAATGTGGGTGGCCGCACACTCATGCTGCTACGCTTAGCCAATATTTATATGGATTATGTAGAGGCCTTAAACGAGGCAGCGCCCGGCGATCCTGATATTCTTAAATACCTGAACCTCATCCGCGACAGGGCCGGCGTACCGGTTTACGGATCGGCTGATTTGCCTATACCAGCCGATCAATCGGCTATGCGTACCGCCATCCGCAAAGAGCGCCGCGTTGAGCTTGCCTTTGAAAACGTGCGTTTTTTTGACGTACGCCGCTGGAAAATTGCCGAGCAAACCGATAACGGGCCGATTTACGGCCTCAATATCAATGCCGACCTGCCCGACTTTTTGAAGGTGGTTGCGTTTGAAACCCGTGTTTTTAGCAAACGGCATTACTTTTTCCCTATTCCGCAGCAGGATGTGGATACAGATAAAAAATTAGTACAAAACCCGGGCTGGTAA
- a CDS encoding TonB-dependent receptor — translation MKLTLVIMIGFLLQVSAKSYGQRISLSQKNVSLEEVFREIQKQTKFNILCDAEIIQQSPSVSVNLRNASIQDALSVCLAGKRLTYVIDGNTIVVKRKTQEESAKESQALLVTGLVTDDKGVALPGVTVTIKGTYSATSTDVNGKYTISVPSSASILIFTFVGFENTEIPVGAQTTINVKMKEAGNILNEVAVVGYGVQKKVSLIGAQSTVNIEELKLPTSNITSALAGRISGVVGVQRSGEPGKDVADIWIRGIATFGGGSSNPLVLVDGVERSIDNIDPQDISSFTILKDASSTAVYGVRGANGVVLVQTKRGKVGKAQIYLDYNEGVTTFTRRPKLADGVTYMNLVNEALTTRGQAPKYTQDYIDKTANNTDPLLYPNVDWLDATFNKLGHNRRANFNASGGVDNAQYYVSAGYYNEGGFLKTDQLAQYNSDVTYTRYNFTTNLNLKLSTTTKLDLGVQGYAAQSNGPALSTQDIFVNALSVPPVEYPISYPGGFIPGKSANGGFRNPYADLTRRGYNTDFNSTIQTNLRITQDLKFFTKGLSATAMFSFDNYSDHSINRSKREDTFFPDSNNPYNADGSLNLVRTYTGSGNYLSYTRNNGGRRQSYTEAAINYDRSFGKHHITGLALGNAQDGIDAFAGDFTSSIPHRYLSLAGRGTYSFDERYFFEANFGYNGSENFDPKRRYGFFPSFGAGWVVSNEKFFAPVKDALTFLKFRYSDGFVGSDDLGAGRRFGYLTIVSELTDVNNGGYTFGKGFENSNGINVTDYGVSVSWAKSHKQDLGMEVRTLHDNLSLIVDLFKEHRTGIFLQRQSVPGFVGLVSQPEGNLGVVNNKGIDATLDYNAHFGKVNVGLRGTFTYNKAVVVEDDRPTQTYPWLDHRGQPILARYGYQAVGLFKDQAEIDANAVPGDKSKVLPGDIKYKDLNGDGLINAYDQTKIGNGDVPSTVYGFGVNVAYKGFYVGAFFQGIANADIMLGGAGIIPFNGDGGETNVYSNAVDRWTPQNPSQNVFYPRLAYGDSENFNNSQASSWWVKDVSFIRLKTAELGYNLPAGLFNKFHVKGARLYLIGYNLLTFSKFKLWDPELNTDQNGRADGAKYPSVKTISLGLNLKF, via the coding sequence ATGAAGCTAACTTTAGTTATAATGATAGGATTTTTATTGCAGGTTAGCGCAAAAAGCTATGGCCAGCGAATAAGCCTGTCGCAAAAAAATGTTTCGCTCGAGGAAGTGTTTCGCGAAATACAAAAGCAAACCAAGTTTAACATTCTGTGCGATGCAGAAATCATTCAGCAGTCGCCTTCTGTCAGCGTAAACCTGCGCAACGCTTCCATTCAGGATGCACTTTCTGTTTGCCTTGCCGGTAAACGTTTAACCTATGTTATTGATGGCAATACCATTGTAGTTAAAAGAAAAACCCAGGAAGAAAGTGCAAAAGAAAGCCAGGCACTTTTGGTAACCGGGTTAGTTACCGATGATAAGGGCGTGGCATTGCCCGGTGTTACAGTTACCATAAAAGGCACCTATTCGGCAACATCAACAGATGTTAATGGTAAGTACACCATATCTGTCCCCTCTTCCGCTTCGATATTGATTTTCACCTTCGTGGGCTTCGAAAACACCGAAATCCCTGTTGGCGCCCAAACTACTATCAACGTTAAAATGAAAGAGGCCGGTAATATTCTGAATGAAGTTGCCGTAGTTGGCTATGGCGTGCAAAAAAAGGTAAGTCTTATCGGCGCTCAATCAACAGTAAATATCGAGGAATTAAAACTGCCAACATCAAACATCACTTCGGCCCTGGCAGGCAGAATTTCGGGTGTTGTTGGCGTACAACGCTCGGGCGAACCAGGCAAAGATGTGGCCGACATCTGGATTCGTGGTATAGCCACTTTTGGGGGCGGTTCATCAAATCCACTTGTATTGGTTGATGGTGTGGAACGCAGCATTGACAACATCGACCCGCAGGATATTTCGTCGTTCACGATATTAAAAGATGCATCAAGCACGGCAGTATACGGCGTGCGCGGCGCTAATGGCGTAGTACTGGTACAAACCAAGCGCGGCAAGGTTGGTAAGGCCCAGATTTATTTAGATTATAACGAAGGGGTAACCACATTTACACGCCGCCCCAAATTGGCCGATGGCGTAACCTACATGAACCTGGTAAATGAAGCATTAACCACCCGGGGCCAGGCACCTAAATATACCCAGGATTATATTGACAAAACTGCTAACAACACCGATCCGTTACTGTACCCAAATGTTGATTGGCTTGATGCAACTTTTAACAAGCTGGGCCACAACCGCCGCGCCAACTTTAATGCCAGCGGTGGTGTTGATAATGCACAATACTATGTTTCTGCTGGTTATTACAATGAAGGCGGTTTTCTTAAAACAGATCAGCTTGCACAATATAACTCGGACGTTACCTACACCCGTTATAACTTTACAACCAACCTGAACCTTAAATTAAGCACCACCACCAAACTCGATCTTGGTGTTCAGGGATACGCAGCCCAATCAAACGGCCCTGCGCTTTCAACGCAGGATATTTTTGTGAACGCGCTTTCGGTTCCGCCGGTCGAGTACCCTATCTCCTACCCGGGGGGCTTTATTCCGGGCAAATCTGCAAACGGAGGTTTCAGAAACCCATACGCTGATTTAACCCGCCGCGGATACAATACCGACTTTAATAGCACCATACAAACTAACCTGCGCATTACCCAGGATTTGAAATTTTTTACAAAAGGCCTGAGTGCTACCGCCATGTTTTCATTTGATAACTATAGCGATCATAGCATCAACCGGTCTAAACGGGAAGATACTTTTTTTCCAGATAGCAACAACCCCTACAATGCCGATGGCTCACTTAACCTGGTGCGCACCTATACAGGCAGCGGTAATTATTTAAGTTACACCCGCAATAACGGGGGCCGAAGGCAATCATATACCGAGGCCGCCATTAATTACGACCGCAGCTTTGGCAAACACCATATTACCGGCCTTGCATTAGGAAACGCGCAAGACGGTATAGATGCATTTGCAGGTGATTTTACATCATCAATACCGCACCGTTACCTGAGTTTAGCCGGCCGTGGAACTTACTCTTTTGACGAGCGCTACTTTTTTGAAGCCAATTTTGGCTATAATGGCTCCGAAAACTTCGACCCCAAAAGGCGCTACGGATTTTTTCCGTCGTTTGGCGCAGGTTGGGTTGTATCTAACGAAAAGTTTTTCGCCCCTGTTAAGGATGCACTTACATTCCTGAAGTTTCGTTATTCTGACGGCTTTGTGGGCAGCGACGATTTAGGTGCCGGCCGCAGGTTTGGCTACCTGACCATAGTATCCGAATTAACCGATGTTAACAACGGTGGATACACTTTTGGCAAAGGTTTTGAAAACTCAAACGGCATTAATGTAACCGATTATGGTGTAAGCGTAAGCTGGGCAAAATCGCACAAGCAGGATCTGGGCATGGAAGTAAGAACATTGCATGATAACCTGTCATTAATTGTCGATCTTTTTAAAGAACACCGCACCGGCATATTTCTGCAAAGGCAATCGGTACCAGGCTTTGTGGGCCTGGTTAGCCAGCCCGAGGGAAATCTTGGTGTGGTAAATAATAAGGGTATTGATGCTACGCTCGACTACAATGCCCATTTTGGTAAAGTGAATGTAGGCCTGCGTGGTACATTTACCTATAACAAGGCTGTAGTTGTTGAAGATGACAGACCAACGCAAACATATCCATGGCTCGATCATCGTGGCCAGCCTATCCTGGCACGATACGGCTACCAGGCAGTTGGTTTATTTAAAGATCAGGCCGAAATTGATGCCAACGCCGTACCGGGCGATAAATCAAAAGTATTGCCAGGCGATATTAAATACAAGGATTTAAATGGCGATGGCTTGATAAATGCCTATGACCAAACAAAAATTGGTAACGGCGATGTACCATCAACTGTTTATGGTTTTGGCGTAAATGTGGCGTATAAAGGCTTTTACGTAGGTGCGTTTTTCCAGGGTATTGCTAATGCCGATATCATGCTGGGCGGTGCCGGAATTATCCCTTTTAATGGCGATGGCGGCGAAACCAACGTTTATAGCAACGCTGTTGACCGCTGGACACCACAAAACCCAAGTCAGAATGTATTTTATCCCCGTTTGGCTTATGGCGACAGCGAAAACTTCAACAACTCACAAGCCAGTTCGTGGTGGGTTAAGGATGTAAGCTTTATCCGGTTAAAAACCGCCGAACTGGGTTATAACCTGCCTGCGGGCTTATTTAATAAATTTCATGTAAAAGGCGCCAGATTATACCTTATAGGTTACAACCTGCTCACCTTCAGCAAATTTAAATTATGGGACCCGGAGCTTAACACCGATCAGAATGGACGTGCCGACGGCGCCAAGTATCCAAGTGTTAAAACCATTTCATTAGGCCTTAACCTGAAATTTTAA
- a CDS encoding FecR family protein, whose amino-acid sequence MNPKKNYQRLLDKYLLNECTPAEAEELFDHLKKDESGRLLLKNLQTGFNEEINKGRILDPEISNNVWRKLEANISREQQPKSYPFKKWISVAAAAIILLAAGLFLSKPKQHNYQLASRKERFKNDVAPGSNKAVLTLANGQTIILNQAKNGLITKQGQTTINKINNGLLSYEASDAGNAPVQYNTVSTPRGGEYQVILPDGTAVWLNAASSLKFPTAFTGTERDVELTGEAYFEVAKNKVMPFKVMTSKVQVEVLGTHFNVNAYDDEDAQKTTLLEGSVKLTSNSGQVMLEPGQQGSFNKQAGNFRVAKADVDEAIAWKNGNFMFASEDIQSILRKVSRWYNVDIVYQDNAPKKAIWGTVSKFDNVSEVLKVIELTGVAHFTIEGRRITVMK is encoded by the coding sequence ATGAATCCTAAAAAGAACTATCAGCGGCTGCTGGACAAATATTTATTGAATGAATGTACTCCTGCTGAAGCAGAAGAACTGTTCGATCATCTAAAAAAAGATGAGTCAGGACGCTTATTGCTTAAAAATTTGCAAACAGGTTTCAACGAAGAAATAAACAAAGGCCGGATTCTCGATCCCGAAATAAGCAATAACGTGTGGCGAAAGCTGGAGGCCAATATTAGCCGGGAGCAACAACCCAAATCGTATCCGTTTAAAAAATGGATCTCGGTTGCTGCAGCAGCAATTATATTACTCGCGGCAGGTTTGTTTTTATCCAAGCCAAAACAGCATAACTACCAATTGGCTTCGCGCAAGGAAAGGTTTAAAAATGATGTAGCACCGGGCAGCAACAAGGCCGTACTCACCCTGGCCAACGGCCAAACAATTATTCTGAACCAGGCCAAAAACGGTCTGATAACCAAACAAGGCCAAACCACCATCAATAAAATAAACAACGGTTTACTATCCTACGAGGCATCGGATGCAGGCAACGCCCCTGTTCAGTACAATACAGTATCCACTCCAAGGGGTGGCGAATACCAGGTTATCCTTCCCGACGGAACAGCGGTTTGGCTAAACGCCGCCTCGTCATTAAAATTCCCTACAGCATTTACAGGTACCGAACGCGATGTGGAGCTAACCGGCGAAGCCTACTTTGAAGTTGCCAAAAACAAAGTGATGCCATTTAAAGTGATGACCAGCAAGGTGCAGGTTGAAGTATTAGGCACCCATTTTAACGTGAATGCCTATGACGATGAAGATGCCCAGAAAACCACACTATTGGAAGGCTCGGTTAAGCTAACCAGTAACAGCGGGCAGGTAATGCTGGAACCCGGGCAGCAAGGAAGCTTTAATAAACAAGCTGGCAATTTTCGCGTAGCCAAAGCGGATGTTGATGAGGCCATAGCATGGAAAAACGGCAATTTCATGTTTGCCAGCGAGGATATCCAGAGTATTTTAAGAAAAGTATCCAGGTGGTACAATGTTGATATTGTTTACCAGGACAACGCTCCAAAAAAAGCAATATGGGGTACGGTATCAAAATTTGATAATGTATCTGAAGTGCTAAAAGTGATTGAATTAACAGGAGTTGCTCACTTTACAATTGAAGGAAGGAGGATCACGGTGATGAAATAG
- a CDS encoding RNA polymerase sigma factor, with translation MTVNDIVLCERLMGGDVDAYKQIYDKYHSQLYYYALRFLKMPELAEDVIHDVFLKLWEIREQLKPEYGIAGYLYKITRNQVFKLIKKIAAETELRAKVISIIEEQAIESEADLQWNEYAGLLGGAVEQLPPQCKKVFNLCRREGKTYDEAAQILGISKHTVKEHMMAAMKSIKKYFRQNADIVFSLLIIELMNK, from the coding sequence ATGACTGTTAATGACATTGTGCTTTGCGAGCGCCTTATGGGCGGCGATGTAGATGCTTATAAGCAAATATATGACAAGTACCATAGCCAGTTGTATTATTACGCCTTAAGGTTTTTGAAAATGCCCGAGCTGGCCGAAGATGTAATCCACGATGTTTTTTTGAAACTATGGGAAATTCGGGAACAGCTAAAGCCCGAATATGGTATAGCCGGTTACCTGTACAAAATAACCCGGAACCAGGTATTTAAACTGATTAAAAAAATTGCGGCAGAAACAGAGCTAAGGGCCAAAGTAATAAGCATTATTGAAGAACAGGCCATAGAAAGCGAAGCCGATTTGCAATGGAACGAATATGCCGGGCTACTTGGCGGCGCAGTTGAACAATTGCCGCCGCAATGCAAAAAAGTATTTAACCTCTGCCGCCGGGAAGGTAAAACTTACGATGAAGCCGCACAAATACTGGGCATCAGTAAACATACCGTTAAAGAGCATATGATGGCCGCCATGAAAAGTATTAAAAAATATTTCAGACAAAATGCCGATATCGTATTCAGTTTGTTAATTATCGAATTGATGAACAAGTAG